A section of the Malania oleifera isolate guangnan ecotype guangnan chromosome 2, ASM2987363v1, whole genome shotgun sequence genome encodes:
- the LOC131148586 gene encoding uncharacterized protein LOC131148586, giving the protein MLHVLHWRNTWKAGSITSGTASLNSSSKGCTSGGNSLLHFLQKQQERMRFGKDLRFRRTQDNLHTIISKRVTLCLGAWITDLEFGLDWGGFENFSIQFILRLIQIQYHSKSNSSPNNGKGHW; this is encoded by the exons ATGCTGCATGTCTTGCATTGGAGGAATACCTGGAAGGCTGGAAGTATAACTTCAGGAACAGCATCATTAAACTCATCAAGTAAAGGTTGCACTTCAGGTGGCAACTCACTTCTGcattttcttcaaaaacaacAAGAGCGTATGCG GTTTGGAAAAGATCTCAGGTTTAGAAGGACCCAAGACAATCTTCACACCATCATTTCCAAAAGAGTAAcgttgtgtttgggagcatggattacGGATCTTGAATTTGGATTGGATTGgggaggatttgaaaatttttcaatacAATTTATATTAcgtcttatccaaatccaatatcaCTCCAAATCCAATAGTTCTCCAAACAATGG TAAAGGCCATTGGTGA